A window of the Branchiostoma floridae strain S238N-H82 chromosome 12, Bfl_VNyyK, whole genome shotgun sequence genome harbors these coding sequences:
- the LOC118427834 gene encoding tumor necrosis factor ligand superfamily member 6-like encodes MHDVESNKFYPERKRPLRLYCCYGVLLLLWLTSVAASLVSLTLTLQERQAFAHGNGPGSSTSTQTVSPDGPGRPTPCTSRDCLPWQLPAVGDVIERNTSFYLPVALLAGRTGLQSATAEPARIYDWQAGGGGASYMAHGMRYSPEEGSLVVPLTGYYNIYCQVQFTHIPQEGAPDTGSPHLSFSVYQLPRSPPAYRIMTSGGTVHTVLEGGAWAKTFYVEGVFRLQARDHLYVTVSDLDRVNPYEYATYFGAFLVSR; translated from the exons ATGCATGACGTTGAAAGTAACAAGTTTTACCCCGAGAGAAAGCGCCCGCTGAGGCTGTACTGCTGTTACGGCgtgctgctgttgttgtggCTGACTAGCGTGGCCGCGTCACTGGTTAGCCTGACTCTCACACTGCAGGAGAGACAGGCCTTCGCACACGGAAACGGGCCCGGAAGTTCAACTTCAACACAG ACTGTCTCACCTGACGGCCCGGGAAGGCCCACACCATGCACCAGCAGAG ACtgtttgccatggcaactgccaGCTGTCGGTGACGTCATCGAGAGGAACACCAGCTTCTACCTTCCGGTAGCGCTCCTGGCGGGCAGGACGGGACTGCAGTCTGCGACAG CGGAAccagcccggatctacgactggcAGGCGGGAGGCGGCGGCGCGTCTTACATGGCGCACGGCATGCGGTACAGTCCGGAGGAAGGCAGTCTGGTGGTGCCGCTGACCGGGTACTACAACATCTACTGCCAG GTACAGTTCACCCATATTCCACAAGAGGGCGCTCCAGACACGGGATCGCCGCACCTGTCCTTCTCCGTGTACCAACTGCCCAGATCACCCCCCGCCTACCGGATCATGACGAGCGGTGGTACAGTCCACACCGTGTTGGAAGGTGGGGCGTGGGCGAAGACATTTTACGTGGAGGGGGTGTTCCGGCTCCAGGCGAGAGACCACCTGTATGTGACAGTGTCTGACTTGGACAGGGTGAACCCGTACGAGTATGCCACGTACTTTGGGGCGTTCTTAGTTTCACGGTGA